One window of the Onychostoma macrolepis isolate SWU-2019 chromosome 21, ASM1243209v1, whole genome shotgun sequence genome contains the following:
- the LOC131529198 gene encoding myozenin-2, with the protein MPVPHTDVPKKEQQELCSDTDGVCLNLGKKISVPRDLMMEELNLLSNRGSIMFHERLKRVERFTLENIAQRHLNHLEETLQGQNAMQGEKGSDCFTSEIYINQPGKNSLVTTLKHTVSKKGNPSVLAPGYGGPLKEVPPEKFNVTVIPKAYQSPWEEKPIDNETLLANISTHLPEPPYKLTPANYKCFNRAPTPFGGTAGTVRALPLPGFEMLQAHTEPHLTWDRMCHRPNFNRTPQGWSIQYTAESPDL; encoded by the exons ATGCCTGTGCCACACACTGACGTACCCAAGAAAGAGCAACAGGAGCTGTGTTCGGACACAGATGGAG TATGTTTGAACCTGGGGAAGAAGATCAGTGTTCCTCGGGATCTGATGATGGAGGAGCTCAATCTGCTGTCCAACAGAGGATCTATAATGTTCCACGAGAGACTCAAAAGAGTGGAGAGGTTCACCTTGGAGAATATAGCACAGAGACACCTCAAT CACTTAGAGGAAACACTTCAAGGCCAGAATGCCATGCAAGGAGAGAAAGGAAGTGATTGCTTCACCTCTGAAATCTACATCAACCAGCCTGGAAAGAACAGCCTTGTCACCACACTAAAGCACACGGTTTCAAAGAAAGGAAACCCAAGTGTGCTTGCACCTG GTTATGGGGGGCCTCTGAAAGAGGTTCCTCCAGAAAAGTTCAATGTCACTGTGATCCCCAAGGCTTACCAGTCACCCTGGGAGGAAAAACCCATTGACAATGAGACGCTGTTGGCTAACATCAGTACTCATCTGCCTGAGCCACCTTACAAACTCACCCCTGCCAACTACAAATGCTTCAACAG AGCTCCTACACCGTTTGGTGGTACAGCAGGTACTGTGAGGGCTCTGCCGCTACCTGGCTTTGAGATGCTGCAGGCTCACACAGAGCCACACCTGACCTGGGACAGGATGTGCCATCGGCCCAATTTCAATCGTACTCCACAGGGCTGGAGCATCCAGTACACTGCAGAGTCTCCCGATCTGTGA
- the arl3l1 gene encoding ADP ribosylation factor like GTPase 3, like 1, translated as MGEVQKGLFSVIEKLKGTTEQELRIVLLGLDNAGKTTLLKQLASEDVNTITPTQGFNIKSVSCDGMKLNVWDIGGQRKIRPFWKKYLENTDLLIYVIDSADKKRFEETGLELSELIDEENLKGVPLLIFANKQDLATASPASEIAEGLNLHTYRDREWQIQACSAVSGEGVQDGMNWISNNIVNKKK; from the exons ATGGGAGAAGTCCAAAAG GGTTTGTTTTCAGTCATTGAGAAGCTAAAAGGCACTACTGAGCAAGAGCTGCGAATAGTTCTTCTCGGTCTCGATAACGCCGGAAAAACCACTTTGTTAAAACAACTCGCCTCCGAAGATGTGAACACCATCACTCCAACTCAG GGTTTCAACATTAAAAGTGTGTCCTGTGATGGCATGAAGCTGAATGTGTGGGACATTGGAGGACAGAGGAAGATTCGACCATTCTGGAAGAAGTACCTGGAGAACACAGATTTATTG ATTTATGTGATTGACAGTGCAGACAAAAAGAGATTTGAGGAAACAGGATTG GAGCTCTCGGAGCTCATCGATGAGGAGAACCTGAAGGGTGTGCCATTGCTCATCTTTGCCAATAAACAGGACCTGGCCACAGCCTCTCCGGCCAGTGAGATCGCCGAGGGCCTCAACCTACACACGTACCGGGACAGAGAGTGGCAGATCCAGGCCTGTTCTGCTGTATCTGGGGAGGGTGTACAG gatGGCATGAACTGGATCAGCAACAATATTGTAAATAAGAAGAAATGA